A genomic window from Arthrobacter globiformis includes:
- a CDS encoding glycosyltransferase, whose amino-acid sequence MSSVIVCSGPHDGHVSPMLGVARQLIDRGHRVRFLTGPGYEKAVRAIGAEFLPLGPGAEEPPKSTDATGLQAIRDGMRALVIDPARGQYLPLAAAIEAERTDAVLAEISFMAAAILVRQPLGSRPPVIACGILPLTLSSRDCAPFGLGLLPGSGPLSRLRNRALNWFVADVALKDTQRQVDERMRALGGVEPDGSFFLDWMRNADFFAQFTVEEFEYPRSDAPDNLRFFGPMSRHAASASVTPMPDWWGELDGSRPVVYVTQGTVSNADFTALVGPTLEGLAEEDVTVVVSTGRRPLSALPPLPANARAAEFLPDAELLPKVAVYITNGGYGGLHYAMENGVPIVVAGDTEDKPEGAARVAWAGVGINLKTGRPKPDAIRDAVRKVLGDGRYRAGSQRIGAAIAASPGVDGLIDEMEAMLRKA is encoded by the coding sequence ATGTCATCAGTCATCGTCTGCAGCGGCCCCCACGACGGCCACGTTTCGCCCATGCTCGGCGTGGCCCGACAGCTGATTGACCGCGGTCACCGGGTCCGCTTCCTCACCGGTCCGGGCTACGAAAAAGCCGTACGGGCCATCGGGGCCGAATTCCTGCCGCTGGGTCCGGGCGCCGAGGAGCCGCCGAAGTCCACCGACGCCACCGGTCTCCAGGCCATCCGCGACGGAATGCGGGCGCTGGTGATCGATCCTGCCCGGGGCCAGTACCTGCCGCTGGCCGCGGCCATAGAGGCGGAGCGGACGGATGCCGTGCTGGCGGAAATCAGCTTCATGGCAGCGGCCATACTGGTCCGGCAACCCCTGGGGAGCCGGCCGCCGGTCATCGCCTGTGGAATCCTGCCCCTGACCCTCTCCAGCCGGGACTGCGCACCCTTCGGGCTCGGGCTCCTGCCCGGAAGCGGTCCGCTGTCACGGCTGCGGAACAGGGCCCTGAACTGGTTCGTGGCCGACGTGGCGCTCAAGGACACGCAACGGCAGGTCGACGAACGGATGCGTGCGCTGGGTGGAGTGGAGCCCGATGGTTCGTTTTTCCTCGACTGGATGCGCAACGCTGATTTCTTCGCCCAGTTCACGGTGGAGGAGTTCGAGTACCCGCGCTCGGATGCGCCGGACAACCTGCGCTTCTTCGGGCCCATGTCCCGGCATGCCGCCTCCGCCTCGGTGACACCCATGCCGGACTGGTGGGGCGAGCTGGACGGCTCCCGCCCGGTGGTTTACGTGACGCAGGGGACCGTCTCCAACGCGGACTTCACCGCGCTGGTGGGCCCCACGCTCGAGGGCCTTGCGGAGGAGGACGTCACCGTCGTCGTCAGCACCGGCCGCCGCCCGCTGTCAGCCCTTCCGCCGCTCCCGGCCAATGCCCGGGCCGCCGAGTTCCTGCCGGACGCGGAACTCCTGCCGAAGGTCGCCGTCTACATCACCAACGGCGGCTACGGCGGCCTCCACTACGCCATGGAAAACGGTGTGCCCATCGTGGTCGCGGGGGATACCGAGGACAAACCGGAAGGGGCAGCCCGGGTGGCCTGGGCCGGCGTCGGAATCAATCTCAAAACGGGCCGGCCCAAGCCGGATGCCATCCGCGACGCCGTGCGAAAGGTGCTGGGCGACGGCCGGTACCGGGCCGGGAGCCAGCGGATCGGCGCGGCGATTGCCGCCTCCCCGGGCGTGGACGGGCTTATCGACGAGATGGAAGCGATGTTGCGGAAGGCGTGA
- a CDS encoding arsenate reductase ArsC — protein MTGKPSVLFVCVHNAGRSQMAAAFLTTLSNGEIEVRSAGSQPADKVNPSAVEAMAEVGIDMSAEIPKVLTTEAVKESDVVITMGCGDECPYFPGKRYEDWVLEDPAGKGVDSVRPIRDEIKTRVEALIASLIPASA, from the coding sequence ATGACCGGGAAGCCCTCCGTCCTGTTCGTCTGTGTCCACAACGCCGGCCGCTCCCAGATGGCCGCCGCGTTCCTGACCACGCTCTCCAATGGGGAAATCGAAGTCCGCTCCGCCGGGTCCCAGCCGGCTGACAAGGTAAATCCGTCTGCCGTCGAGGCCATGGCCGAGGTGGGCATCGACATGTCGGCCGAGATCCCGAAGGTCCTCACCACCGAGGCCGTGAAGGAATCCGACGTCGTGATCACCATGGGCTGCGGCGACGAATGCCCCTACTTCCCCGGCAAACGCTACGAGGACTGGGTCCTGGAGGATCCGGCCGGCAAGGGCGTGGACTCCGTCCGGCCCATCCGCGACGAGATCAAGACCCGGGTCGAGGCCCTGATCGCCTCCCTGATCCCGGCGTCTGCATAG
- a CDS encoding aquaporin: MTGLMRRTGAEFAGTAFLVMAVVGSGVMASRLSPNDVGLQLLQNSLATGAALVALIVALQPVSASFNPVVTLVERALGMIDTRAALALIGAQFLGGLAGTVLANLMFDVGPVTFSGHERSGAGLWLGEIVATAGLLLVVFGTVRSGRADRVAVAVGGYITAAYWFTSSTSFANPAVTVARTITDTFAGIAPASAPGFILAQLLGGAAGFVLVRLLYPTLVPATAMPAAEAANRKVLS, encoded by the coding sequence ATGACCGGGCTGATGAGGCGGACCGGTGCGGAGTTCGCCGGCACGGCGTTCCTGGTCATGGCCGTCGTCGGCTCCGGCGTGATGGCTTCCCGGCTTTCGCCGAACGACGTCGGGCTGCAGCTTTTGCAGAACAGCCTCGCCACTGGTGCCGCCCTGGTGGCGCTGATCGTGGCCCTGCAGCCGGTCTCGGCATCGTTCAATCCGGTGGTGACCCTGGTGGAGCGTGCCCTGGGCATGATCGACACGAGGGCTGCCCTGGCCCTGATCGGGGCGCAGTTCCTCGGCGGCCTGGCCGGGACGGTGCTGGCGAACCTGATGTTCGACGTCGGCCCCGTCACCTTCTCCGGCCACGAACGCTCCGGCGCCGGACTCTGGCTGGGTGAAATCGTGGCCACGGCAGGGCTGCTCCTCGTTGTGTTCGGCACGGTCCGCTCCGGCAGGGCGGACCGGGTGGCGGTTGCCGTCGGCGGCTACATCACTGCCGCATACTGGTTCACGAGCTCCACCAGCTTCGCCAATCCCGCCGTGACAGTCGCCAGGACCATCACCGACACGTTCGCCGGGATCGCGCCGGCCTCCGCACCCGGCTTCATCCTGGCCCAGCTCCTCGGCGGCGCCGCGGGGTTCGTCCTGGTCCGCCTTCTTTACCCGACACTAGTCCCAGCCACAGCCATGCCTGCCGCGGAAGCGGCCAACCGAAAGGTGCTCTCATGA
- a CDS encoding ArsR/SmtB family transcription factor produces the protein MSLELTPVQTVACCSPLTREPLSASEAEGIAPLLKALADPVRLRLMSLVASHEGGEACVCDLNDAFELSQPTISHHLKLLHEVGLLEREKRGVWVYYRARTEALENLAALIGGQAK, from the coding sequence ATGTCTTTGGAACTGACCCCCGTTCAAACGGTGGCGTGCTGTTCGCCGCTGACCCGGGAACCGCTCTCTGCATCCGAAGCCGAGGGCATCGCCCCGCTGCTGAAGGCCCTGGCTGATCCGGTGCGGCTGCGGCTGATGTCCCTCGTTGCTTCCCATGAAGGCGGCGAGGCCTGTGTCTGTGATCTGAACGACGCGTTCGAGCTGTCGCAGCCGACGATCAGCCATCACCTGAAGCTGCTCCATGAGGTGGGGCTGCTGGAGCGTGAGAAGCGGGGTGTGTGGGTGTATTACCGGGCGCGCACCGAGGCGCTGGAGAACCTGGCTGCCCTGATCGGGGGACAGGCGAAATGA
- a CDS encoding ArsR/SmtB family transcription factor yields the protein METLTHAPVLARFGYAVSDPTRARILLALAGAPAYPSELADSLAVSRQSMSNHLTCLRGCGLVVAVPDGRRTRYELADARLGHAIRDLIGVVLAVDPACCAPDGECLA from the coding sequence ATGGAAACCCTCACACATGCGCCCGTGCTGGCCCGGTTCGGATATGCCGTCTCGGACCCGACCCGTGCCAGGATCCTGCTCGCCCTGGCGGGCGCTCCCGCCTATCCGTCCGAGCTTGCCGATTCCCTAGCGGTATCGCGGCAGAGCATGTCCAACCACCTGACGTGCCTGCGCGGCTGCGGACTGGTGGTGGCCGTTCCGGACGGCAGGCGGACCCGGTACGAACTCGCCGACGCCCGGCTGGGCCATGCCATCCGCGACCTGATCGGCGTGGTGCTGGCCGTTGATCCCGCCTGCTGCGCCCCCGACGGGGAGTGCCTGGCGTGA
- a CDS encoding cation diffusion facilitator family transporter, protein MSTVQLSPAPARRAVLTRRIRLFAAATITYNVVEAAAALWAGGVADSSALIGFGLDSVIEVASALALSWQFSARDPERREHLTLRIIAVSFFALAAFVTVDAVRSLAGAGEAQHSLPGIVIAALSLAIMPVLSWLQRRAGRELGSKTAVADSKQTLLCTYLSAVLLLGLVLNSTLGWWWADAGAALVIAAVAVREGVNAWRGDVCCTVPQTAAESGHTDPAAPGPEPSAGCCEDCAAGPAPQLLGLPVTANRSEPNP, encoded by the coding sequence GTGAGCACGGTACAACTGTCCCCCGCGCCGGCACGACGGGCCGTTCTGACCCGTCGCATCAGGCTCTTCGCCGCGGCGACGATCACCTACAACGTGGTTGAGGCTGCCGCTGCCCTGTGGGCCGGGGGCGTCGCGGATTCATCCGCCCTGATCGGGTTCGGCCTGGATTCCGTCATCGAGGTCGCCTCGGCCCTGGCCCTGTCCTGGCAGTTCTCCGCCAGGGACCCGGAACGGCGCGAGCACCTGACGCTGCGGATCATCGCTGTTTCGTTCTTCGCCCTGGCCGCGTTTGTGACGGTCGATGCCGTCCGGTCACTGGCCGGCGCCGGCGAGGCCCAGCACTCGCTCCCGGGGATCGTGATCGCCGCCCTGAGTCTGGCAATCATGCCTGTCCTGTCCTGGCTGCAGCGCCGGGCCGGCCGTGAACTCGGCTCCAAAACTGCAGTGGCGGATTCCAAACAGACCCTGCTGTGCACCTACCTGTCCGCGGTCCTGCTGCTCGGACTGGTCCTGAACAGCACACTGGGCTGGTGGTGGGCCGACGCCGGCGCCGCCTTGGTGATTGCCGCCGTCGCAGTCCGGGAAGGCGTCAACGCATGGCGCGGAGACGTCTGCTGCACCGTCCCGCAGACAGCCGCAGAATCCGGGCATACCGACCCGGCCGCACCCGGTCCCGAACCGTCCGCCGGGTGCTGCGAGGACTGCGCTGCCGGTCCGGCACCGCAGCTGCTGGGATTGCCGGTGACAGCCAACCGTTCGGAGCCGAACCCATGA
- a CDS encoding cation diffusion facilitator family transporter, with protein MSGHDHSHGADAASQRGKLTIVFAITATVMVAEIVGTFLTGSLALLADAGHMFTDAAGLLIALIAASLALKPATLERTWGYKRAEIVAAAGQAALLLGVGGFVIIEGIRRLFDPPEIGGSTMLWFGVIGLAGNAAGLLVLASSRHHNFNMKAAFLEVLNDALGSVAVIAAAVIITLTGWTRADAVVSLLIGALIIPRTLKLLRDTVNVLMENAPAGLDLGEVREHILALPHVIDVHDLHASLVASGTPVLSAHVTVQDTCMKDGHAATILADLQRCVAEHFEVSIEHSTFQIEPAAHRDQETMHH; from the coding sequence ATGAGCGGACACGACCACAGCCACGGCGCCGACGCCGCCAGCCAGCGCGGAAAACTGACCATCGTCTTCGCGATCACCGCCACGGTCATGGTGGCAGAGATCGTGGGCACGTTCCTGACCGGGAGCCTGGCGCTGCTGGCCGACGCCGGCCACATGTTCACCGACGCGGCCGGGCTGCTCATCGCCCTGATCGCCGCATCACTGGCCCTGAAACCGGCCACCCTGGAACGCACCTGGGGCTACAAACGCGCCGAAATCGTCGCCGCCGCCGGGCAGGCGGCGCTGCTGCTGGGCGTGGGCGGATTCGTCATCATCGAAGGCATCCGCCGCCTCTTTGATCCCCCGGAGATCGGCGGATCCACGATGCTGTGGTTCGGCGTCATCGGCCTGGCTGGCAACGCCGCCGGTCTTCTTGTCCTCGCGTCCAGCCGGCACCACAACTTCAACATGAAGGCCGCGTTCCTCGAGGTCCTGAACGATGCGCTGGGATCGGTCGCCGTCATCGCGGCCGCCGTCATCATTACCCTTACCGGCTGGACCCGGGCCGACGCCGTCGTGTCCCTGCTCATCGGCGCGCTGATCATCCCGCGCACCCTGAAGCTCCTGCGTGACACCGTCAACGTCCTGATGGAAAACGCACCCGCGGGCCTGGACCTGGGCGAGGTCCGCGAACACATCCTTGCCCTGCCCCACGTCATTGACGTCCATGACCTGCACGCCTCCCTCGTCGCCTCCGGCACACCGGTCCTCTCAGCCCACGTCACAGTCCAGGACACCTGCATGAAGGACGGGCACGCCGCCACCATCCTGGCCGACCTGCAGCGCTGCGTTGCCGAACACTTCGAGGTCAGCATCGAACACTCCACCTTCCAGATCGAGCCGGCCGCACACCGCGACCAGGAAACCATGCATCACTGA
- a CDS encoding heavy metal translocating P-type ATPase yields the protein MRESTKHHNLPLTANPAGPPSNTFRADGDGPHAGHDSHDDHVVHTHGQHAGHSTAMFKNRFWLTLALSAPVVYFSPMFSHLLGYMPPEFPGSAWIPPVLGTVIFLYGGQPFLRGGLNELKARRPGMMLLIGMAITVAFIASWVTSLGLGGFDLDFWWELALLVAIMLLGHWIEMRALGSAQGALDALAALLPDEAERITDAGTETVSVSELRAGDLVLVRAGARMPADGTVTEGHAEFDESMITGESKTVPRAPGDTVIAGTVATDNTVRVRITAVGDDTALAGIQRLVAEAQASSSRAQALADRAAAFLFYFAAGAGVITFIAWTLLGSVPEAVTRTVTVLVIACPHALGLAIPLVIAISTEQAARAGVLIKNRMALERMRTVGVVLFDKTGTLTKGEPEVREIAAADGVGREELLALAAAVEADSEHPVARAIVRAARNQGLPVPQATDFSSMTGRGVGASVDGRTVQVGGPALLRELTVTEPPELAAATGAWMDRGAAVLHVLADGRVLGAVSLEDAIRPESRQAVAALQDRGVKVAMITGDARQVAQAVADELNIDEVFAEVLPADKDKKVSELQSRGFKVAMVGDGVNDSPALARAEVGIAIGAGTDVAMESAGVVLAGNDPRAVLSMVDLSRASYRKMWQNLVWATGYNIISVPLAAGVLAFAGVMLSPAAGAVLMSVSTIVVALNAQLLRRVKLNPAQVR from the coding sequence ATGCGTGAATCAACCAAGCACCACAACCTGCCGCTGACCGCCAACCCGGCCGGTCCGCCGTCGAACACGTTCCGGGCCGACGGAGACGGCCCGCATGCGGGCCATGACTCCCACGACGATCACGTGGTGCATACCCACGGCCAGCACGCCGGGCATAGCACCGCGATGTTCAAGAACCGGTTCTGGCTGACGTTGGCCCTGTCCGCTCCGGTGGTGTATTTCAGCCCGATGTTCAGCCACCTGCTCGGCTACATGCCGCCCGAATTCCCTGGATCCGCGTGGATCCCACCTGTCCTGGGCACCGTCATCTTCCTCTACGGCGGCCAGCCGTTCCTCAGGGGCGGCCTGAACGAACTCAAGGCACGCCGGCCGGGCATGATGCTGCTGATCGGCATGGCGATCACCGTCGCGTTCATCGCCTCCTGGGTAACCAGCCTGGGCCTCGGCGGCTTCGACCTGGACTTCTGGTGGGAACTGGCGCTGCTCGTGGCCATCATGCTCCTGGGCCACTGGATCGAGATGCGCGCCCTCGGATCGGCACAGGGAGCCCTGGACGCCCTGGCAGCGCTGCTGCCGGATGAGGCCGAGAGGATCACCGACGCCGGCACGGAAACCGTCAGCGTCTCCGAGCTCAGGGCCGGGGACCTCGTTCTGGTCCGGGCCGGCGCACGGATGCCCGCGGACGGCACCGTGACCGAGGGGCACGCCGAATTCGACGAATCGATGATCACCGGCGAATCCAAAACGGTCCCCCGCGCTCCCGGGGACACAGTCATCGCCGGCACCGTGGCCACCGACAACACGGTCCGGGTCCGCATCACCGCCGTTGGGGACGACACCGCACTGGCGGGCATCCAGCGGCTGGTGGCCGAGGCCCAGGCTTCATCGTCAAGGGCCCAGGCGCTTGCCGACCGGGCGGCGGCGTTCCTCTTCTACTTCGCCGCCGGTGCCGGCGTCATCACCTTCATCGCCTGGACCCTGCTGGGCAGCGTCCCGGAGGCGGTCACCCGCACAGTTACCGTCCTGGTGATCGCCTGCCCGCACGCCCTGGGCCTGGCCATCCCGCTGGTGATCGCCATCTCCACCGAGCAGGCAGCCCGCGCCGGCGTGCTGATCAAGAACCGGATGGCGCTGGAGCGCATGCGCACCGTCGGCGTCGTGCTGTTCGACAAGACCGGCACCCTCACCAAAGGTGAGCCCGAGGTACGGGAGATTGCAGCGGCCGACGGCGTGGGCCGGGAGGAGCTGCTGGCCCTGGCCGCGGCGGTGGAAGCGGACAGCGAGCACCCCGTTGCGCGGGCGATCGTCCGGGCGGCCAGGAACCAGGGCCTTCCCGTTCCCCAGGCCACGGACTTCAGCTCCATGACAGGCCGGGGCGTGGGTGCCAGCGTGGACGGCCGGACGGTGCAGGTGGGCGGACCGGCGCTGCTGCGCGAGCTCACGGTCACCGAACCCCCTGAGCTGGCCGCGGCCACCGGGGCCTGGATGGACCGCGGCGCCGCTGTGCTCCACGTCCTGGCCGACGGCAGGGTGCTGGGCGCCGTCAGCCTCGAAGACGCCATCCGGCCCGAATCACGGCAGGCCGTCGCGGCGCTGCAGGACCGCGGCGTCAAGGTGGCCATGATCACCGGCGACGCCCGGCAGGTTGCGCAGGCGGTCGCGGACGAGCTGAACATCGATGAGGTCTTCGCCGAGGTCCTGCCGGCCGACAAGGACAAAAAGGTCAGCGAACTGCAGAGCCGGGGCTTCAAGGTGGCGATGGTCGGGGACGGCGTCAACGACTCCCCCGCCCTGGCCCGGGCCGAAGTCGGCATCGCCATTGGTGCCGGAACCGACGTCGCCATGGAATCAGCGGGCGTGGTGCTGGCCGGGAACGACCCGCGGGCCGTGCTCTCCATGGTGGACCTGTCCCGCGCCAGCTACCGCAAGATGTGGCAGAACCTGGTCTGGGCCACGGGCTACAACATCATCTCCGTGCCGCTGGCAGCGGGGGTGCTGGCCTTCGCCGGCGTCATGCTCTCCCCCGCGGCCGGTGCCGTGCTCATGTCAGTGTCCACGATCGTCGTCGCCCTCAACGCCCAGCTGCTGCGCCGGGTCAAACTGAACCCGGCACAGGTCCGTTGA
- a CDS encoding DUF305 domain-containing protein: protein MNKKFLTLSTAAIAAAITLAGCGSGSGSGTTTTGTDHGSASATASASAPSGSATAAAEHNAADTMFAQMMIPHHAQAVEMSDMMLAKKDIPAKVTALAQKIKAAQGPEIETMTGWLRSWNEPTEAASGHDMSTHGAVMGGMMSDDDMKKLGAAQGTEAAKLFLTQMTAHHQGAIMMAKGEETGGQNADAVALAKTIAAAQQKEIQEMKDLLATL from the coding sequence ATGAACAAGAAGTTTCTGACCCTTTCCACCGCCGCCATCGCTGCGGCCATCACCCTGGCCGGCTGCGGCAGCGGATCCGGCAGCGGCACCACCACAACCGGCACGGACCATGGCTCCGCGTCGGCCACCGCATCCGCCTCTGCCCCGTCCGGCAGTGCAACTGCGGCCGCCGAACACAACGCCGCCGACACGATGTTCGCGCAGATGATGATCCCGCACCACGCCCAGGCTGTGGAGATGAGCGACATGATGCTCGCCAAGAAGGACATCCCGGCGAAGGTCACGGCCCTGGCGCAGAAGATCAAGGCCGCGCAGGGTCCGGAAATCGAAACGATGACCGGCTGGCTCAGGAGCTGGAACGAACCCACTGAAGCGGCCAGCGGCCACGACATGTCCACCCACGGGGCCGTCATGGGCGGCATGATGAGTGACGACGACATGAAGAAACTCGGTGCCGCCCAGGGCACCGAAGCCGCAAAGCTGTTCCTGACCCAGATGACGGCCCACCACCAAGGCGCCATCATGATGGCCAAGGGCGAGGAAACCGGCGGACAGAACGCCGACGCCGTTGCTCTGGCCAAGACCATCGCCGCGGCACAGCAGAAGGAAATCCAGGAGATGAAGGACCTGCTGGCCACGCTCTAG
- a CDS encoding four-helix bundle copper-binding protein: MTDHITAMLNAHPGGTGTEDREKLAACIAACFQCAQTCTACADSCLAEEKIADLARCIRTDLDCADICAATGAILTRQTGDSSAIARSLLEACRTACAACAAECEKHAQMHEHCRICAEACRRCEDACTVLLESLT, translated from the coding sequence ATGACGGACCACATCACCGCGATGCTCAATGCCCATCCCGGCGGCACCGGCACGGAGGACAGGGAGAAGCTGGCCGCGTGCATTGCCGCCTGCTTCCAATGTGCCCAGACCTGTACTGCCTGCGCCGATTCCTGCCTGGCCGAAGAGAAGATCGCGGATCTCGCCAGGTGCATCCGGACCGACCTGGACTGCGCGGACATCTGCGCCGCGACCGGCGCCATCCTGACCCGCCAGACCGGTGACAGCTCCGCGATCGCCCGGTCCCTGCTGGAAGCCTGCCGGACCGCCTGTGCCGCGTGCGCTGCCGAATGCGAAAAGCACGCGCAAATGCATGAACACTGCAGGATCTGCGCCGAGGCCTGTCGCCGCTGCGAAGACGCCTGCACCGTGCTTTTGGAGTCGCTCACCTAG
- a CDS encoding alternate-type signal peptide domain-containing protein, with product MKNSALIKGTAAIAVGAALLLGGGGTLASWNASDTQTPGTVIAGDLNVAAAPGVWKDRTGATINISTYKVVPGDKLTYTQALTVTLTGDKMAANITTSGTGAADGFTAGNVVVTGPALTIGSTPVTNPLTSSGTVTATITFEFLSTTTGRSDVTKTYNFGNVAFNLNQITQPGLS from the coding sequence ATGAAAAACAGCGCACTGATCAAGGGAACCGCCGCCATCGCCGTTGGCGCTGCACTGCTGCTGGGCGGCGGCGGCACCCTGGCCTCCTGGAACGCATCCGATACCCAAACCCCCGGCACCGTCATCGCCGGCGACCTGAACGTCGCGGCTGCTCCGGGCGTATGGAAGGACCGGACCGGCGCCACGATCAACATCAGCACCTACAAGGTTGTCCCCGGCGACAAGCTGACCTACACCCAGGCCCTGACCGTGACCCTGACCGGCGACAAGATGGCAGCCAACATCACCACCTCCGGCACCGGCGCGGCGGACGGGTTCACCGCAGGGAACGTCGTCGTCACCGGCCCCGCCCTCACGATCGGCAGCACCCCGGTTACCAACCCGCTGACCAGCAGCGGCACGGTCACCGCAACCATCACCTTCGAATTCCTGTCCACCACCACGGGCCGTTCAGACGTGACCAAGACCTACAACTTCGGCAACGTCGCCTTCAACTTAAACCAGATCACCCAGCCGGGCCTGTCCTAG
- a CDS encoding trypsin-like serine protease, which produces MRFLKKLCAGGGALAVAAMLAVTTAVPAGAITGDYAKDNEHPFVGLIVFYGPDGGFHHRCSGSLLTPTVFLTAGHCTAGVSSARVYFQQDAGVDWSPETGTDPDTGYPSACADGTLGTQCATSHEMYNYGYTGMDAVPETKDAGLVILDQPIMLDEYAQLAAPGTLDALATQRGQQDTTFTASGYGISAASPAAGETSFRERLMAQSKLTNLTSASADGYNVQTNGNGKGLGGTCSADSGGPLFYGTAGSNTITGITSFNHNRYCNGTNFSYRTDRQDVIDWIRATTGGEFSNIAFAPAVG; this is translated from the coding sequence ATGCGCTTTTTGAAGAAATTGTGCGCCGGAGGCGGTGCGCTGGCCGTTGCTGCGATGCTGGCCGTGACGACGGCCGTTCCGGCCGGTGCAATCACCGGCGACTACGCCAAGGACAACGAGCACCCGTTCGTTGGGCTCATCGTTTTCTACGGTCCCGACGGCGGGTTCCACCACAGGTGCTCAGGCTCGCTGCTCACCCCGACGGTATTCCTGACCGCCGGGCACTGCACCGCAGGCGTTTCCTCGGCCCGGGTCTACTTCCAGCAGGACGCCGGCGTGGACTGGAGCCCGGAAACCGGCACAGATCCGGACACCGGCTACCCCAGCGCCTGCGCGGACGGAACGCTGGGAACCCAGTGCGCCACCTCCCACGAGATGTACAACTACGGCTACACCGGCATGGACGCAGTCCCCGAAACCAAGGACGCCGGCCTGGTGATCCTGGACCAGCCGATCATGCTCGACGAGTACGCCCAGCTGGCCGCGCCGGGAACCTTGGACGCACTGGCCACCCAGCGCGGCCAGCAGGACACCACGTTCACCGCCAGCGGCTACGGAATTTCCGCGGCCAGCCCGGCAGCCGGCGAGACCTCCTTCCGGGAACGGCTCATGGCCCAGTCCAAGCTGACCAATCTCACCAGCGCAAGCGCCGACGGCTACAACGTCCAGACCAACGGCAACGGCAAGGGCCTCGGGGGCACCTGCTCCGCTGACTCCGGCGGACCGCTGTTCTACGGCACCGCCGGGTCCAACACCATCACCGGCATCACCTCGTTCAACCACAACCGCTACTGCAACGGGACGAACTTCTCGTACCGCACCGACCGGCAGGACGTGATCGACTGGATCAGGGCCACCACCGGAGGCGAGTTCTCAAACATCGCCTTCGCGCCCGCCGTCGGCTAA
- a CDS encoding endonuclease/exonuclease/phosphatase family protein, with amino-acid sequence MAQHLDLPPHFYGKLIETTARVVTWNVWGLYGPWQEREAAIVSPLANARPDLLVLAEAWAKGEDSQCARLAGPLGLPHHAFSGVTAQEDEAALSGVAVMSRWPFSSTASLTFGSLRAQYARVDGPRGPVQVYGVVMDAWWFDESQARQDAVRGLCAHLHASQDDRTPLVVCGDFNADPDSDEVRMMTGRTATPASGLSFYDAWEAAGPGGRGSTWSNANPWATQLLWPERRIDYIFTAAPRRGGAGHPVAAALLGTGPVGGTYASDHYAVQADIRY; translated from the coding sequence ATGGCGCAGCACCTGGACCTGCCTCCGCACTTTTACGGCAAGCTGATCGAGACGACCGCCCGCGTTGTTACGTGGAATGTGTGGGGTCTCTATGGTCCGTGGCAGGAACGTGAGGCTGCCATCGTCAGCCCCTTGGCCAACGCCCGGCCTGATCTCCTGGTGCTCGCTGAAGCATGGGCAAAGGGGGAGGACAGCCAATGCGCCAGGTTGGCCGGCCCGCTCGGGTTGCCGCACCACGCCTTCAGCGGCGTAACCGCGCAGGAAGATGAAGCAGCGCTCTCCGGGGTCGCGGTGATGTCCAGGTGGCCCTTCAGTTCCACAGCCAGCCTCACCTTCGGCAGCCTGCGTGCGCAGTATGCCCGGGTCGACGGCCCGCGCGGCCCGGTCCAGGTGTATGGCGTGGTGATGGATGCCTGGTGGTTCGATGAAAGCCAGGCACGTCAGGACGCCGTCCGCGGTCTGTGTGCACATCTGCACGCGTCCCAGGATGATCGGACCCCGCTGGTTGTCTGTGGCGATTTCAACGCAGATCCCGACAGCGACGAAGTGCGCATGATGACAGGCCGGACCGCCACGCCGGCCAGTGGCCTGTCCTTTTACGACGCCTGGGAAGCCGCTGGCCCGGGCGGCCGCGGCAGCACGTGGTCCAACGCCAACCCGTGGGCCACCCAGCTGTTATGGCCGGAACGCCGGATCGACTACATATTCACCGCCGCCCCACGGCGCGGCGGTGCCGGGCACCCTGTGGCTGCGGCTCTGCTGGGCACCGGCCCGGTAGGCGGCACTTACGCATCGGATCACTACGCTGTCCAGGCCGACATCCGTTACTGA